The stretch of DNA ACAGAACTTTGTTTTACAGAGTAGACACTCTGAATAAATTGCTAACGAACTTTATTTTTGTATGTAACATGGGTTCTTTTTTTTGTTAATGTGGTGTCTGGAAACAAAAATGGACATAAACTTTATTAATACTTTTTTTGAACTCTATCATCAAAACCTGAAGAACTTGTTCAAAGTTTTCCTTATTATAAGTTCTTCAACTTTTGATAATAAAGTTCAAAAGAAGTGCTACTAAGGTTCTTCAAAAGTTCTGAGCTATAGTAGAGTTTCCATGGCTAAGTTACAAAGTTTGGTTCTTGTTTATACAATTTCTTTCTCCTGAAACAAACTAATATGAAAATTAGGACATTTTTGAATCCCAAGGAGCAGTGGTTCTTGTTTATACCATTATTATAAATTCttaaactatatttttattcatcacttGCCTATTATTATAAATCCACATTCGGAATTTGAATCCAAATAAGGTTCTAGTACAGTCGATGGTACATTTGTCAGGAATCTGTAGTGCTGGTCCCGCATCTATTTGAATACGGCCTGATATACAGGCACGAGAATATCACGTGAGGATGGAATACCATGCATGCCTGACAATTGGTGGGCCAACCTGATGGGACTGCATGCTGGATGAGCGGCGAGGATACAGGTTGTGCGCGCATACAGTTAGAAAAAACCACGTCCCTGCATCAACATTTTTTTACATGATGTTCAGGCGGTGGCAACCAGCCATTTGGCCTTGCCGCTGCACTCCCATGGTTCACTCTGTTCAGGACTAGTGTTTGTATCTCCGACAAGTAAGAAGCAATAAAGCCATGAATGACCTGCAGGCTCCTGACAATACCTTCATGTATGGCTTTCCAATGCGCATCCCAGATCGCCCAGAGAGTAACAACAAACCTGACAAAATCTTCAATGGAGAGCACAGTTTGCATGGCGAAAATCCATTCCTTAGCATCCTCCTCCTGATGTATGCTTTGCTGGATAATAATCTCTTTCGCACTCAAAGCCCATGTGTTGCCGGATGCAGGACAGTTTAACAAGGCGTGTCTCCAACTATCGCGAGCCCCACATAAGGGACAAGCTGGAGTTGTGGCCATGTTTCGGTGGTGCAGAACTTTCCTAGATGGGATTGAGTGCCTTGACAATCTTCACATGAAAACCCTCAGTTTAGATGGAACTTGAACTTTTCAAATTGACTTCCACTCCTTGCTCTCCTGGTTGCTTGAGGACCCCTCCCGGCCTTCCAACCAGCTCCCCCTATTCATTTTCGTCCTGACCAACATACGGTATGCAGAGCCGACCGAGAAAAAGCCCCGAGGTTCTTCACATGTGTTGGCCTCTCTGGCCCAGGCACGGCCCCCTCGCTACACGGGATGGCTAGGCGGCCCGTTTAGCACGCCGGCACAGCTAGGCACATTAAGGCATCGATCGTTCCCTAGCTCTGGTTCGCTACCTCGTTGGCTGGAATAAAAAAATCGATCACTGAACACCGCCCGTGACCATGCGCAGCGCTGCAGTGCGTCGGTGCGAGTCACACCGATTGCAGGGATAAGGGATCGCAGGCACACACGTCTTCTGTTTTTTTCATGATATACGTGTCTCCTTCATATCATAAAGAACAAGGTAAAAGTCACGTAAAGATCGACATGATAAAACTGAAAAAATAATAGAACATCTCTGAGCTTGACACCAACGCACGTCACCTGTCCTCCGAAATCATCATAGCAGCCACCGAAAAAAAGAATGACAAATCACCTCCTCATCCGAGCTTGACACGACTCCATTGCTAATATGCAGCTTTGCGAACCTCCAAGGTGGCTCACTAAAAGTGAATCATACCAAGGCAACACTCCGGACATGTCATCGAACGGTAGATCTGGCATCCCACCACGACTAAGAGGCCGAAGGAGAAAAGCATACCTGCCAGCCACGAACCACGAGCCCAACACATGTCCCGTTTTCCAGATGTCGTCGATGCAGACCACAATCTGCATTCGCTCCTGGACTACGTCCCAAACTTCGCGCCGACGCTGGAGCAAACTCCGTCGCAACAGTTTGAGGACACATGTCCACCAAAAGGATGCCACTGCCGCCACACCATCCTTATTTGAACAGACTGGTTTCTAAATCCATTTCTAACCATAGGACCGATGAACTCGTCAGGGAAGGATCCAAAAAATCTTTATTTAGCGTCATCATCGTCGCCGCCGAAGAGCAAAGACAGTGAACAACCTAAAAACTTAGACTACAAAAGAGTAAAAATAATCCACACGAATGGATCCGGCGACCCCCCTCACCATCGACGACCGAGGTCATCGACGGTGGGGAGCCGCCGAAAGATGGCGTTGGAAGATGACCTAGGGTCCAGCCACCAAAGACGAGAGGAAAACTCATACGAAATGTTTAGTGTACTTGAATACCTAGTCGGCACGTAGGTTCGTCTTCTGTTCCCTGGCTCTCTGTCTCTGGTACGTATACGTGGTTTTGTTAAAAAAAGGTTGGCCGTGCCGTGCCGGGCAAGCACGCGTGCCGGGCATGGCAGCCCAGGCACGGCCCACTAAGCCACGTGCCGTGCCGGTCCATGATGGGCCGCACGCGGGCTATCGTGCCGGCCCGACAAAACCGGCCCGTTTGGTCAGGTTTGCCCCCTCGTGTGGACAGCCACCAACCAAACACCACCGAAATTTATCTCCTCACGCGAAAAGAAAACCTACCTCTCGCACGAAAAATGGGCAGCGGCGGCGTCTGCGTCTGCGATTCCCGATCGGAGCGGTTGAACAAAGGCGGCGGCaccccctcctccctccctctTTCCTCCACTCTTCTTCCAACGCTCTGGGCAACGCTGCGGAGCCGGCGAATAGAAGCAGCAAGGCCGTCTCTTCCCCACTCAAAAATCGGAGGTATAGCCCCGCTGCGCATAGCAACCGATTTTTGCCATGTTCTTCTATGGTTTCATTGCATGGACAGTGAGAATGTATTTGATTGTTGTGCATATAACAACATATATTTGGTTGTCTAATGGACAGTGGGCATGCTTTTTGTTGCGCATGGACAATGAGCATATATTTGAGTGTGCTATTTCAAGTTATGTGTATTGTATGGACCTTGAGCATTGCAGAATACATCCGCTTCATATTTTTTATTCATGGCAGAATATAGACTACCATGTGCCCTGCAGAATATAGAGCCGTAGTTATTAGAACAAAACTTTATATAGTATCTCTTTGCGTTGAGTCATACTATTTCATAACGTCCCTTTGACTAGCAAAGGGTTGAAGAGAGGAAAAATAACATCCCTACTTTTGCCTGCCGGGGCAAAGGAAGAATGGTGGTGGAATTTAGGACCACTTTCACTTTTCATATGTAATGTTCTCAATGATATATAAATTCTAGTTTTAATCAATCATTTGTATTTTCTTCATATTCGATGGGCAACACCATTTACATTATTTTAGGAGAAAGCTTAATTTATTGTTTCCTTTGAGCTATACTTTCCTTTCCGTCATTAGCTTGTTTTATTTTCATTGAATTTGTATCATATAGTTACTTCCTTTATTTTGTTGATGGAGCAGATTTCTTGGAATTACTTACTCCTGCAAACTGAATAATTGCTGGACGTTATTAGATCTTGGTTACCATGGATTTTCTTGAACCAATGATAGCCTTAAACGAGACACATTATCAAGACGGTTATAGAGATGGTTATGATGATGGCTTGGTATCCGGAAAGGAAGAAGGAAGGCAGGTCGGGTTAAAGATGGGTTTCCAAGTAGGTGAAGAGCTAGGATTCTATCAGGGCTGCTTGGATGTGTGGATCTCAATAATTCGCCTTGATCAAGATGCATTCTCAGCTCGGGTCAGGAAATACATGGAGCAACTAGCTACACTTCTAAGCAACTATCCTTTGTCTGATCCAGAGAATAATCACCTTCAAGACATGATGAAGGAGATAAGGCTGAAATTCAGGGTTATCACGGGAAGCTTAGGAGCAAAATTGGGGTATGAAGGTCGTCCCACATCATCAGAGCAAGACCTTGAGGATATTTAGCTGGTTTAGCATTATCGATAGGGTTCTTATGGATTATTTAATCTCAGCACCACTTTGAAACTGATATTTGGTGTCTATATTGTTTGCTTTTGATTTTGGACTTATGATGTTCAGTTTCACGTATGTTGCTAAAGGTCTGGAAGGAAATGTGCTGCCACTGGGATAATGGAGGATACCTGAAGCAGTGTATCTAACAACCACTTAAAGTCTCTTCAACTTGAGAATATTTTGGAGTCATGTTATTTCTTATCTCTCTTCTTATCTTTTCAAGATGAGATGGTATTCTTTGCTGTACTGAACACATAGCTATTTTATGCCAGTCGCATGTATTTCCACTCTAAGCAATGATCAGTTTTTCATTGGCTTTTATATCGTACAGTACTACTTTAAATGCTATATGCTTACCTGACAAATGTCTTATTGATGCTTCTAGTTTATACATGATGTCAGGATATTGTCCAACTTTTTTCTGGGATAATATCTAACTGGACGTCAGGTGACGCTTCTAATTTATACATGATGTCAGGCTAGGCTTTGCATGTATACTCGAACACAAAATCACAATCCTGCTAATGCTAGCATGCTGTCAACGGGTGATCGTCGAGATCGGAACTCAAAAGAGCTCCTAGATTGTTCGGCCAGGGGTTAAAACACTCTAGTCACTCCAAGGACCACAACAACGCAATTTACCAAGGTTCGGACCACCAGCGAAGTGTAACACCCTACTTTGGttgtggagagagagagggagagggagagggagagggagagattcTTAGAAACATTACAACACCCCGTTGAGTACACGATTTGCCTAAAATGCCCTTAACCCACTTGTCATAAAATGAGGTTTCTGTCAGCTCGTTAGTCCTCGTGCAGGTCGCCACCACCAATCAAGGAAACACCAATGGTTCTCTGCAGGAAACATCCAACGATGACTGATATAATCATGCGTACAATAATTCTTAACTTCTAGCATCAATGTGGTGACTTGTATGATGCCTCCAATCACTAAATATAAGATATGATACATGACATTTATTTATCTGAACAAACAAGATTTAAAATCTTACAATATCATTATGCTATCTTAAAGTGTAAGAGAATATAAATGTTCGATAAACACATTTAACTTTGTGGTCCTTGATATTTACAACGACATGCCATACTACGCCCTTTGTTCAGGTTTATATGGCCTAATATGTATTTTGATATTTACTTTTGACTACCAGTAGGATCAACAATATATGAGAGGTATGCCATAAAAATCCTACTAATGGAAAAGATTCCAGATACAGATTCTATGGTATAGCTTTCCGAAATATGAGATAAAGAAAATATAGAAAAGAGTTATACATGCCAACATTTATTTAGAAGAGATATCGATGCATGATAAGTATCTAAGATTTGTTTGCCTCTTTGATAAATGCAAAATTTAACCAATGTCTCAGATTTGTTTTCTATGCTACCAGTGGCAACAATAAAATAATCAAAAACAGAGAATAACAGACACacaggggggggggggagagagagagatcaataTAAAAAGAACGAGTTATGGAGATCCAATAAATCTCACCAATTCAActacatactccctccgtttccttttagtctgcatattagatttggtcaaagtcaaactttgtaaagtttgaccaactttattgGAAAAAATATCAACAACTACAACACTAAAGCTATATggtatgaaaattaatttcatgatgcatctaataatgatgatttcatattgtgaatcttgatatttttttctataaacttagtcaaagttgataaagtttgactttgaccaaatcttatatgcagactaaaaagaaacggagggagtattactaCGATCTACATCGCTCGGGTGTCTAGCATTAAACATTTCTAGCACCCTCCACTAATCAAAATCATGCCTAATATCAATGTCGACATTAACCAAGTactacctccgttcctaaatataagtatttttggATATTCCACTACGGACTATATACGGAGTAAAATAAGTGGATTTACACTCTAAAAAATGTCTATATACCTCCGTATGTAGTCCGCAGTggagtaaaatgagtgaatctacattctAAATTACGTCTATATATATCCGTATGTAGTCTATATtaaaatatctaaaaagacttatatttaggaacggagggttTAATTATATCCTACCTAATAATATCTTGCCTAGTAATATGCAATACAATTAATATCTTGCCTAATTTACTATATAATTACTAGTAAAAGTAGGTGTGCAAAATTTATTTGACAAAAAACAGATACGCTATTTGTGATACTACTATGATATTAATACCATTGACTAAGAGAAATAAATGCAGGATCATTGGCTAATATTTGATTAAGACTATGAAATTTGCACTACATTTAAATAAATATGAAATCGAAACATTTATATAAAAGAATGTAAGATATTTATGTAGAACCAGCAAGATGTGGCAACGATAATTTAAGACAAATACATGGATGCAAGATGATTACCTAAGATAAGCGGCATTTATTTGCCCCAACAAGACATATGCAATTTTCTATAATATTGTAATACTAATACCATTGCATGAAAAATAAATGGAAGACCAATGCCTAATATTTGACTATGACTCTATATAGAAACTAGTACTACATATAAATAACATGAAATGCATACCATTTATATAAAATAGTATATGTCATTTATGTAGAAGCAGCAAGACATGGCAATAATTATTCAGGAGAAATACTTGGATGCGAGGTCATTGCATAAGATGCTATTGGGCCTCTCTAATATAAATAGCAACAAACGAAGGAGTTTATTGGTAGCACCAAATACAGACGAACATAAGGAGGGACGAATATAATAGAAGTAACATCTTTGTTTCATGGCACTCATCGGGAGCACTACAACACGATCGACGATCGTGTGCTTGATGGTTGTTGCTTTGGTGGTGTTTGCTACTTTGGTGGTGTTTGCTACTATAAGCTTTACCTTGCCATGTTGCCATGCTGGCACTGGTATGTAAGACATCTCCTTACTTTGATATGCATTTTCCAAATTCTTAAACTTGTTAATGCTTTCGTACACCCCTTTTGAAAAGTTTACACGGGTGTTAAAAATGCTTAAATGATTAACAAATTCATACCACTATCTTCCCGACGGCTCAATCAAGAGGCTACAACCAACAGTGGCACCTGCTCTGCAGTAAAGAAACTAGAACCAATGATGGCTAACCTTCTCTATGACACGTGCCGCTCCATGACTTAGCAATACTTCCCACAAGGACATATATCAGGCCCACGGTGATTACACATATAAATATTTGAGTCTTCTTGATTATAGATAGCCTTGAATGTTGAACATGTTTGATGGTATGTGTTGTACTTTATTTAGTGCTAGTACGATAGGTAGAACAGATCTTGAGCATGAATTTTTTAATAGAAGAGTTTTATATAACTCAGATTAGTATAGTTAGGAGACTATAAAGATCGAAGTTTTCGTATTAAATCAGATCACTAACGGCAGTCGATAGTACATGAAATCATTATGCCACTATGGGCTCGCAACATGTCCGCCCTCGGCGGTAGGCGAGCTACCCATGTCTATTGGCTATTGCCGCA from Triticum urartu cultivar G1812 chromosome 3, Tu2.1, whole genome shotgun sequence encodes:
- the LOC125549225 gene encoding protein LTO1 homolog — its product is MDFLEPMIALNETHYQDGYRDGYDDGLVSGKEEGRQVGLKMGFQVGEELGFYQGCLDVWISIIRLDQDAFSARVRKYMEQLATLLSNYPLSDPENNHLQDMMKEIRLKFRVITGSLGAKLGYEGRPTSSEQDLEDI